Proteins encoded within one genomic window of Bacillus sp. F19:
- the hslV gene encoding ATP-dependent protease subunit HslV — MSQFHATTIFAIQHNGKCAMAGDGQVTFGNSVVMKHTAKKVRKLFNGKVIAGFAGSVADAFTLFEMFEGKLEEYNGNLQRAAVELAKEWRSDKVLRKLEAMLIVMNEEDILLISGTGEVIEPDDGILAIGSGGNYALSAGRALKRYSGDALSAKEIAEAALQMAGEICVYTNLNITVEEL, encoded by the coding sequence ATGTCTCAATTTCATGCGACGACCATTTTTGCGATCCAGCACAACGGCAAATGTGCAATGGCAGGCGACGGTCAAGTAACATTCGGCAATTCAGTTGTAATGAAACACACTGCAAAAAAAGTGCGAAAGCTATTTAACGGCAAGGTCATTGCTGGATTTGCCGGTTCAGTAGCAGATGCGTTCACTTTATTTGAAATGTTTGAAGGAAAGCTTGAAGAATACAATGGAAACCTCCAGCGTGCAGCGGTCGAGCTGGCAAAAGAATGGCGCAGCGATAAAGTGCTGCGAAAGCTTGAGGCCATGCTCATCGTCATGAACGAAGAAGATATCCTTCTCATTTCTGGTACAGGCGAAGTGATCGAACCTGATGACGGGATTTTAGCGATTGGATCTGGCGGAAATTATGCTCTCTCAGCAGGAAGAGCGCTTAAAAGATATTCTGGAGATGCGCTCTCAGCAAAAGAAATAGCAGAAGCAGCACTTCAGATGGCCGGAGAAATTTGCGTTTATACAAATCTGAATATAACAGTAGAAGAGTTATAA
- the fliJ gene encoding flagellar biosynthesis chaperone FliJ, with amino-acid sequence MKYTYRFQKVLELKENEKEKSLEDYNRSVFEFEKAAEKLYDCLKKKEVLEERTIRQLSTGMPVQEIRHFQQFVTNLEKTIAHYQRLVVMTRENMNEKQLELTEKNIEVKKYEKMKEKHDEVHLEHVKTSESKFMDDLSIQAFALRGN; translated from the coding sequence GTGAAATATACATACCGGTTTCAAAAAGTGCTTGAATTAAAAGAAAATGAAAAAGAAAAGTCTCTTGAAGACTATAACCGTTCTGTTTTTGAATTTGAAAAAGCCGCAGAAAAGCTGTATGACTGCCTGAAGAAAAAAGAGGTGCTCGAAGAGAGAACCATAAGGCAGCTGAGCACAGGCATGCCTGTACAGGAAATCCGCCACTTTCAGCAGTTTGTCACTAATTTAGAAAAAACGATTGCCCATTATCAGCGGCTGGTCGTTATGACAAGAGAAAACATGAATGAAAAACAGCTTGAGCTTACTGAAAAAAATATTGAAGTAAAGAAATATGAAAAAATGAAAGAAAAGCATGATGAAGTTCATCTCGAACATGTGAAAACATCAGAATCAAAGTTCATGGATGATCTCTCGATTCAGGCCTTTGCACTTCGGGGAAATTAG
- the fliG gene encoding flagellar motor switch protein FliG, whose product MVRRANNGRLTGKQKAAILLISLGPDVAASVYKHLSEEEIERLTLEISGVRNVDSQNKEEIIEEFHQIAMAQEFISQGGISYAKQILEKALGEDRASGIIHRLTSSLQVKPFDFARKADPAHIFNFIQGEHPQTIALILSYLDPVQSGKILSGLPHEQQADIARRIAKMDRTSPEIINEVEQILERKLSSSVTQDYTQTGGVEAVVEVLNGVDRSTEKTILDSLEIQDPELAEEIKKRMFVFEDIVTLDSRAIQRVIRDVENEDLMLSLKVASEEVKEVVFKNMSKRMAETFREEMEFMGPVRLRDVEEAQSRIVAVIRRLEDAGEIVIARGGGDDIIV is encoded by the coding sequence ATGGTAAGAAGAGCAAACAATGGAAGACTTACTGGGAAGCAAAAAGCCGCCATCCTTCTGATTTCCCTTGGTCCAGATGTAGCTGCATCTGTTTATAAGCATCTATCAGAAGAGGAAATTGAACGACTGACTCTTGAAATCTCAGGAGTCAGAAATGTAGATTCTCAAAATAAAGAAGAAATCATTGAAGAGTTTCATCAAATTGCGATGGCTCAGGAATTTATCTCTCAAGGAGGCATCTCTTACGCGAAACAGATTCTCGAAAAAGCTTTGGGAGAAGATCGGGCATCAGGCATCATTCACAGGCTGACATCTTCACTGCAGGTTAAACCTTTTGATTTTGCAAGAAAAGCTGATCCTGCACATATCTTTAATTTTATACAGGGGGAGCATCCCCAAACAATTGCCCTTATTTTATCTTATTTGGACCCCGTACAATCAGGCAAGATCTTATCTGGCTTGCCGCATGAGCAGCAGGCTGATATTGCAAGGCGCATCGCTAAAATGGACCGTACTTCACCGGAAATTATCAATGAAGTGGAACAGATCCTTGAGCGGAAATTATCATCATCTGTCACGCAGGATTATACACAGACAGGCGGCGTCGAAGCTGTAGTAGAAGTTCTTAACGGTGTAGACCGCAGTACAGAAAAGACCATTCTTGATTCTCTCGAAATACAAGATCCGGAACTTGCAGAGGAAATAAAAAAGAGAATGTTTGTATTTGAAGATATTGTGACACTTGACAGCAGAGCGATTCAGCGCGTCATCCGCGACGTGGAGAACGAGGACTTAATGCTTTCTCTGAAAGTTGCAAGCGAGGAAGTAAAAGAAGTTGTCTTTAAAAATATGTCAAAGAGAATGGCAGAGACATTTAGAGAAGAAATGGAGTTTATGGGTCCAGTCAGACTTCGTGATGTTGAGGAAGCTCAGTCACGCATCGTTGCAGTTATACGCAGACTTGAAGACGCCGGCGAGATCGTAATCGCCCGCGGCGGAGGAGATGATATCATTGTCTAA
- the flgB gene encoding flagellar basal body rod protein FlgB, translated as MKIFSETIQSLENAVNRSAIKQKVISQNIANVDTPNYKSKEIDFKQSLDSEVSRLLAKKTDQRHLSFGSGQESYSIKSKANTSYQANGNNVDADREMSDLAENQIYYNALIDRLSSKFNSLKTVIRGGS; from the coding sequence ATGAAAATTTTTTCTGAAACCATTCAATCGCTTGAAAATGCTGTGAATCGATCTGCAATTAAGCAAAAAGTAATTAGTCAAAATATTGCCAATGTAGATACTCCCAATTATAAATCGAAAGAAATTGACTTCAAACAGTCCTTAGATTCTGAAGTGAGCAGGCTTCTAGCTAAAAAGACTGATCAGCGTCATCTTTCTTTCGGATCAGGACAAGAATCCTACTCGATTAAATCCAAAGCAAACACATCCTACCAGGCAAACGGCAATAATGTAGACGCAGATCGTGAAATGTCAGACTTGGCTGAAAATCAAATTTATTACAATGCACTTATCGACCGTTTAAGCAGTAAATTTAACTCGCTTAAAACGGTGATTAGAGGAGGAAGCTGA
- the codY gene encoding GTP-sensing pleiotropic transcriptional regulator CodY: protein MALLQKTRKINAMLQKAAGKPVNFKEMSETLSDVIEANIFVVSRRGKLLGFAINQQIENERMIQMLEDRQFPEEYTKNLFNVNETSSNLDVFSEYTAFPVENRELFKSGLTTIVPIIGGGERLGTLILARLQAQFEDDDLILAEYGATVVGMEILREKAEEIEDEARSKAVVQMAISSLSYSELEAIEHIFEELNGNEGLLVASKIADRVGITRSVIVNALRKLESAGVIESRSLGMKGTYIKVLNDKFLFELEKLKTN from the coding sequence ATGGCTTTATTGCAAAAAACAAGAAAAATTAATGCTATGCTTCAAAAGGCAGCAGGAAAACCAGTTAATTTCAAAGAAATGTCGGAAACATTAAGTGATGTCATCGAAGCAAATATATTCGTCGTCAGCCGCCGCGGCAAACTTTTAGGATTTGCCATCAATCAGCAGATTGAGAATGAGCGTATGATTCAAATGCTTGAAGATCGTCAATTTCCTGAAGAATACACAAAGAATTTATTTAACGTCAATGAAACATCATCAAACCTTGATGTTTTCAGTGAGTATACAGCTTTCCCTGTTGAAAACCGAGAGCTGTTCAAAAGCGGCTTAACTACAATTGTACCTATCATTGGAGGCGGAGAGCGTCTGGGAACACTTATCTTAGCTCGTCTGCAGGCTCAATTCGAGGATGATGATTTAATTCTTGCTGAGTATGGAGCTACAGTTGTCGGAATGGAGATTCTTCGTGAAAAAGCAGAAGAAATTGAAGACGAAGCAAGAAGCAAAGCAGTCGTTCAAATGGCAATCAGCTCTTTATCTTACAGTGAGTTAGAAGCAATTGAGCACATTTTTGAAGAATTAAATGGAAATGAAGGCTTGCTGGTTGCGAGTAAAATTGCTGACCGAGTAGGAATTACCCGTTCGGTTATCGTTAATGCATTGCGCAAACTTGAGAGTGCTGGTGTTATTGAATCACGTTCTCTTGGAATGAAAGGCACGTACATTAAAGTATTAAATGATAAATTCCTATTTGAACTTGAAAAATTAAAAACAAATTAA
- the fliI gene encoding flagellar protein export ATPase FliI encodes MKAEELISRIDTLDSYKRYGKVIKVIGLMIESRGPKSSIGDLCYIHTGSSKESAIPAEVVGFKGENVLLMPFEHLSQISPGSIVKATNDSLKIKVGSGLIGQVVDAYGHPLNLSPLPKGLTPISAEQSPPNPMRRPPINEPMEVGIRVIDSLLTVGKGQRVGIFAGSGVGKSTLMGMIARNTKADLNVIALIGERGREVREFIEKDLGEEGLKRSIVVVATSDQPALMRMKASYTATAIAEYFRDKDMNVMFMMDSVTRVAMAQREIGLAVGEPPTAKGYTPSVFAVLPKLLERTGTNEKGTITAFYTVLVDGDDMNEPIADTVRGILDGHIVLDRSLANKGQFPAVNVLKSISRVMNQIVSDHQKKNAAKLRELLAAYMNSEDLINIGAYKRGSNREIDDAIRFYPKIISFLKQDVHDKITFAESTASLERLIEKGENG; translated from the coding sequence TTGAAAGCAGAGGAGTTAATCTCGAGAATAGATACCCTGGATTCTTATAAAAGATATGGAAAAGTTATCAAAGTGATTGGACTGATGATTGAGTCAAGAGGCCCGAAAAGTTCAATAGGAGATTTATGCTATATTCATACAGGTTCCAGTAAGGAATCAGCAATTCCGGCTGAAGTGGTTGGATTCAAAGGGGAAAACGTCCTATTGATGCCATTTGAGCATCTTTCACAGATTTCACCAGGCAGTATCGTGAAAGCAACAAATGACTCTTTGAAAATAAAAGTAGGTTCTGGTTTGATCGGTCAAGTTGTAGATGCGTATGGCCATCCTCTAAATCTATCCCCTTTGCCAAAAGGTTTAACGCCAATATCTGCTGAACAAAGTCCTCCAAACCCTATGAGAAGACCCCCAATAAATGAACCGATGGAAGTAGGCATTCGCGTGATCGACAGCCTGCTGACTGTAGGAAAAGGTCAGCGTGTAGGGATTTTTGCGGGAAGCGGCGTAGGGAAAAGTACACTCATGGGAATGATTGCAAGAAATACAAAAGCGGATCTGAATGTGATCGCTCTAATAGGAGAGCGCGGCCGTGAAGTCAGGGAATTCATTGAAAAGGATCTGGGAGAAGAAGGGCTTAAACGTTCTATTGTAGTAGTGGCAACCTCAGATCAGCCGGCTTTAATGAGAATGAAAGCTTCATATACTGCTACAGCCATCGCTGAATATTTCCGGGATAAAGACATGAATGTCATGTTCATGATGGATTCTGTTACAAGGGTTGCCATGGCACAAAGAGAGATAGGACTCGCAGTCGGCGAACCTCCAACAGCCAAAGGCTATACACCAAGTGTTTTTGCCGTCCTGCCTAAGCTATTAGAGCGGACAGGCACAAACGAGAAAGGAACCATTACTGCTTTTTATACCGTGCTTGTAGATGGTGACGATATGAATGAGCCGATTGCGGATACAGTGCGGGGAATACTCGATGGACACATCGTGCTTGACCGCAGCTTGGCTAACAAAGGCCAGTTTCCGGCAGTCAACGTATTAAAAAGCATAAGCAGGGTAATGAATCAAATTGTTTCTGATCATCAGAAAAAGAATGCGGCAAAACTGAGAGAATTACTGGCAGCTTATATGAATTCTGAAGACTTGATTAATATTGGAGCTTACAAAAGAGGTTCGAACAGGGAGATTGATGATGCCATCCGATTTTATCCGAAGATTATTTCATTTTTAAAACAGGATGTGCATGATAAAATCACTTTTGCAGAGAGCACAGCCTCATTAGAACGATTGATTGAAAAAGGTGAGAATGGGTGA
- the fliE gene encoding flagellar hook-basal body complex protein FliE, protein MIQAISPFQMQRVKESQVQDVQKNKQTQQTSFSDFLTQSINEVNSMQVKSDQMTAALAEGKNVQLQDVMIAAEKASVTMLATIEIRNKAVEAYQEMMRMQI, encoded by the coding sequence ATGATTCAAGCTATATCACCCTTTCAGATGCAGAGAGTTAAGGAAAGTCAAGTTCAGGACGTTCAAAAAAATAAACAAACTCAACAGACCTCATTTTCCGATTTCTTAACACAATCAATCAATGAAGTGAATTCCATGCAGGTGAAATCAGATCAAATGACCGCTGCATTAGCAGAAGGGAAAAATGTTCAATTGCAGGATGTTATGATTGCCGCTGAAAAGGCGAGTGTAACCATGCTTGCAACAATTGAAATCAGAAATAAAGCAGTAGAAGCATATCAGGAAATGATGAGAATGCAAATATAA
- the hslU gene encoding HslU--HslV peptidase ATPase subunit, whose translation MKEMTPRQIVERLDQYIVGQKDAKKAVAVALRNRYRRSLLSENLRDEVVPKNILMIGPTGVGKTEIARRIAKLVGAPFIKVEATKFTEVGYVGRDVESMVRDLVETSVRLVKEEKMIEVKSSAEENANRRLVELLVPGKKKQTSYKNPLEMLFGGAQGTSQEQDDYSAEEQSTEEKRRKIAHQLALGELEEHHVTVEVEEQHASMFDMLQGSGMEQMGMNMQDALSSFMPKKKKKRKLTVREARKVLTSEEAQKLIDMDDVTQDAVLRAEQMGIIFIDEIDKIAKKNQAGSSADVSREGVQRDILPIVEGSTVVTKYGSVKTDHVLFIAAGAFHIAKPSDLIPELQGRFPIRVELTKLNVEDFVRILTEPDNALLKQYSALLETEGIQLEFSDDAIRKIAEVAFQVNQDTDNIGARRLHTILERLLEDLSFEAPEITLDKIAITPQYVEDKLSKIAKNKDLSQFIL comes from the coding sequence ATGAAAGAAATGACGCCAAGACAAATTGTTGAACGTTTGGATCAGTATATTGTTGGTCAGAAAGACGCAAAAAAAGCGGTTGCTGTTGCTTTAAGAAACCGTTACCGCAGAAGTCTGCTGTCAGAAAACCTTCGCGATGAAGTTGTGCCGAAGAACATTTTAATGATTGGACCTACCGGAGTAGGCAAGACGGAAATTGCAAGAAGAATTGCAAAGCTTGTAGGAGCTCCTTTCATAAAAGTTGAAGCAACCAAATTCACTGAAGTCGGCTATGTAGGACGTGATGTTGAATCAATGGTCCGTGATCTAGTTGAAACATCAGTCCGATTAGTAAAAGAAGAAAAAATGATAGAAGTAAAATCCTCAGCTGAAGAAAATGCCAATAGAAGACTTGTAGAATTATTAGTTCCAGGCAAGAAAAAGCAAACATCATATAAAAACCCATTAGAAATGCTTTTCGGCGGTGCTCAGGGTACCTCACAAGAACAAGATGATTATTCAGCTGAAGAGCAGTCTACAGAAGAAAAAAGACGCAAAATTGCTCATCAGCTTGCTTTAGGCGAACTTGAAGAACACCATGTCACGGTGGAAGTAGAAGAACAGCATGCTTCAATGTTTGATATGCTTCAAGGATCGGGTATGGAACAAATGGGCATGAACATGCAGGACGCATTAAGCAGTTTTATGCCTAAAAAGAAGAAAAAGCGCAAGCTCACAGTGCGCGAGGCGCGAAAAGTTCTGACAAGTGAAGAAGCGCAAAAACTGATTGATATGGATGATGTTACACAAGACGCCGTTTTGCGCGCAGAGCAGATGGGCATCATTTTCATAGATGAAATCGACAAAATCGCCAAGAAGAATCAAGCTGGTTCTTCAGCTGATGTATCCAGAGAAGGAGTTCAGCGCGATATCCTCCCAATCGTTGAAGGATCAACAGTGGTAACAAAATATGGATCTGTCAAAACAGATCACGTGCTGTTCATTGCTGCAGGTGCATTCCATATTGCCAAACCGTCTGATTTAATTCCGGAGCTTCAGGGAAGATTCCCTATCCGTGTTGAACTGACTAAATTAAATGTAGAAGATTTCGTCCGGATTTTAACGGAGCCAGATAATGCTCTGCTGAAGCAATATTCGGCTTTATTGGAAACAGAAGGTATACAACTTGAATTTTCTGACGATGCTATTCGTAAGATTGCAGAGGTTGCATTCCAGGTCAATCAGGACACGGATAATATCGGGGCAAGAAGACTTCATACAATACTTGAAAGACTTCTCGAAGACCTTTCATTTGAAGCACCCGAGATCACATTAGATAAAATAGCGATCACACCTCAGTATGTCGAGGATAAATTAAGCAAAATTGCTAAAAACAAAGACTTAAGTCAATTTATTTTATAA
- the flgC gene encoding flagellar basal body rod protein FlgC → MNIFSQLNTTASALTAQRLRMDVISSNMANADTTRAVFENGEWQPYRRKMVVTEPNGNTFLSHLHRAQGKVANDLSGVKVTEIKEDQTPFKLVFDPEHPDANDQGYVELPNVDPLKEMVDLMSSTRSYEANATVFNASKDMLMKTLELGK, encoded by the coding sequence ATGAATATTTTCAGTCAGTTAAATACAACCGCTTCTGCCCTAACAGCGCAGAGATTAAGAATGGATGTCATCTCATCCAATATGGCAAATGCCGATACAACAAGAGCTGTCTTTGAAAATGGAGAATGGCAGCCCTACCGGCGAAAAATGGTCGTAACTGAGCCAAATGGAAATACGTTTTTATCTCACTTACATAGAGCACAGGGTAAAGTGGCAAATGACTTGTCTGGTGTAAAGGTCACAGAAATCAAGGAGGATCAAACTCCATTTAAACTGGTATTTGATCCTGAACACCCGGATGCAAATGATCAAGGATATGTAGAGCTCCCTAACGTTGATCCTCTAAAAGAAATGGTTGATTTAATGAGCAGCACACGGTCATACGAGGCAAATGCAACAGTTTTTAACGCTTCTAAAGACATGCTGATGAAAACATTAGAATTAGGAAAGTAG
- the fliH gene encoding flagellar assembly protein FliH produces the protein MSKLIKSAHALQQEDAKKSILLKTIDFSPPSNVRGNPELSMKAKVFLQQASEEAETLVQKAKAEAKSIRINIEAERQQWNSEREMQKEVAREEGYLAGLNAGKEEGYMQYISHLEDAREIVQQSKEDYIGKIVSAEETIVKLAVKLAEKLIFIEMEENPKWFLELVKKALNEVREYPEIKIFVHPIHYGHVLKQKNELENTLMSKSDLFIFPDDSLPEGSCQIESPFGKVDAGIDVQLQQLKQQMLELVGEE, from the coding sequence TTGTCTAAATTGATTAAATCGGCACATGCACTTCAGCAGGAAGACGCTAAAAAATCAATTTTATTAAAGACAATCGACTTCAGTCCTCCTTCAAATGTAAGGGGAAATCCAGAACTGTCAATGAAAGCAAAAGTGTTTTTGCAGCAGGCAAGCGAGGAAGCTGAAACACTTGTTCAAAAAGCTAAAGCTGAAGCGAAAAGCATCCGAATTAATATAGAGGCTGAGCGGCAGCAATGGAATTCTGAGCGGGAGATGCAAAAAGAAGTAGCGAGAGAAGAAGGATACCTTGCCGGTCTGAATGCCGGAAAAGAAGAAGGCTACATGCAATACATATCCCATCTTGAAGACGCACGGGAAATTGTTCAGCAATCAAAGGAAGATTATATCGGCAAAATTGTTTCAGCTGAAGAAACGATCGTCAAGCTTGCTGTTAAATTGGCTGAGAAGCTGATTTTTATTGAAATGGAAGAAAATCCGAAGTGGTTTTTGGAGCTTGTTAAAAAAGCATTAAATGAAGTTCGCGAGTATCCTGAAATTAAAATTTTTGTTCATCCGATACATTATGGTCATGTTTTAAAACAAAAAAATGAATTAGAGAATACGCTTATGTCTAAATCAGACTTGTTTATATTTCCTGATGATTCATTGCCAGAAGGAAGCTGTCAAATTGAATCACCTTTTGGAAAGGTGGATGCAGGAATAGATGTACAGCTTCAGCAGCTGAAGCAGCAAATGCTTGAATTGGTTGGAGAGGAATGA
- the fliF gene encoding flagellar M-ring protein FliF, whose translation MNQKLMEFRNKIVQVWTERTKAQKAFIIGGIAALLLFIGIGSYMASNPDLVALYKDLSPQETGQIKETLDAQGIQSKITDNGATILVPSEMVDNLKVELAAEGIPNSGVIDYSFFGQNVGFGMTDNEFDVLKLKATQTELSNLIKGIEGVHDAKVMINLPKESVFVNEDNGSSTASIVLSMKPGIQLDQTKVNALYHLVSKSVPDLSTDNIVIMDQNFEYFDLKNNKNIPVVENISTQYDLKTKIEQDIQRQVQKMLGTMMGQDKVVVSVTADLDFTQENREETIVEPVDKENMEGLAVSVERITETYTGEGAPEGGVTGAGEDDIPGYEAVQGEGTGDYEKIEERINNEVNRVKKEIVESPYKVRDLGIQVMVEPPSSDDPSSLSAESVNDIEKLLGTIIRTSINKDETAEPLTDEQIEEKISVSVQAFAGKMDLVDETKSFLPVWLYAAGGILFLIIVILLVLLFRKKRKAEDEYEEDIFVQEKLILPDVNNEHESETSVRRKQLEKMAREKPEDFAKLLRSWLTEE comes from the coding sequence ATGAATCAGAAGTTAATGGAATTTAGAAATAAAATAGTACAGGTTTGGACTGAACGCACGAAAGCACAAAAGGCTTTTATCATTGGCGGAATTGCTGCTTTGCTTCTTTTTATTGGAATTGGATCTTATATGGCATCAAATCCCGATCTTGTAGCGCTTTATAAAGATCTATCCCCCCAGGAGACAGGTCAAATAAAGGAAACGCTGGATGCTCAAGGGATTCAATCAAAAATCACAGATAATGGTGCAACAATATTGGTGCCCTCTGAGATGGTTGACAATCTAAAAGTTGAGCTTGCAGCTGAAGGAATCCCGAACAGCGGTGTGATCGACTATTCGTTTTTTGGTCAAAATGTTGGATTTGGGATGACGGATAACGAATTTGATGTTTTGAAGCTGAAAGCCACACAAACAGAACTTTCAAATTTAATAAAAGGTATTGAGGGAGTACATGACGCAAAGGTCATGATAAATCTTCCGAAAGAATCTGTTTTTGTTAATGAAGACAATGGCTCATCTACCGCCTCTATTGTCTTAAGCATGAAGCCCGGAATACAGCTTGATCAGACAAAGGTAAATGCCCTTTATCATCTCGTTTCAAAAAGTGTTCCTGATCTATCTACAGATAATATCGTCATTATGGATCAAAATTTTGAGTATTTTGATTTAAAAAATAATAAAAATATTCCTGTTGTTGAAAATATTTCCACTCAGTATGATCTGAAAACGAAAATTGAGCAGGATATTCAGCGTCAAGTCCAAAAAATGCTCGGAACGATGATGGGGCAGGATAAAGTAGTTGTATCTGTAACTGCTGATTTAGACTTTACCCAGGAAAACAGAGAAGAAACCATCGTAGAGCCTGTTGATAAGGAAAATATGGAAGGTCTTGCGGTAAGTGTAGAAAGAATTACTGAGACATATACAGGCGAAGGTGCACCTGAAGGCGGCGTTACTGGAGCTGGAGAAGATGATATACCTGGCTATGAAGCTGTCCAGGGTGAAGGTACAGGGGATTATGAAAAAATAGAAGAACGAATAAATAATGAAGTAAACCGTGTTAAGAAAGAAATCGTTGAAAGTCCATATAAAGTTCGTGATTTAGGAATTCAAGTCATGGTTGAACCCCCTTCTTCAGATGACCCAAGTTCATTATCTGCTGAAAGTGTAAATGACATTGAAAAGCTCCTTGGGACGATCATCCGTACTTCGATAAATAAGGATGAAACGGCAGAGCCGCTTACAGATGAACAGATAGAGGAGAAAATATCCGTTTCTGTACAAGCGTTTGCAGGGAAAATGGACCTGGTGGATGAGACGAAATCATTTCTTCCAGTCTGGCTTTATGCGGCGGGTGGAATTCTCTTCCTGATTATTGTTATCCTTCTGGTTTTATTATTTAGAAAAAAACGCAAAGCAGAAGACGAATATGAAGAAGACATTTTTGTACAAGAGAAATTGATCCTGCCCGATGTAAATAATGAGCATGAAAGCGAGACATCTGTAAGGAGAAAACAATTAGAAAAAATGGCCAGAGAAAAACCGGAAGATTTTGCGAAGCTGCTCAGATCTTGGCTGACGGAAGAATAG
- the xerC gene encoding tyrosine recombinase XerC, which yields MENVKNSLSLFVEYLQIEKNYSQYTIVNYVADIEDFFIFMKEQSLIDLQLITYSDTRLYLTQLHQKNFARKTISRKISSLRSFYRFLNREKLAAENPFASVSLPKKEQRLPQYLYEKELEQLFTLSDPAAAAGQRNQALLEVLYGTGIRVSELCQIRLSDLDLHIGTVLVNGKGGKQRYVPFGSFAQDTLELYLSSGRKQLLLKDKQNGDHDHLFVNQRGGPLSVRGVRHILNEMIKKTSSTMNISPHMFRHTFATHLLNEGADMRSVQELLGHSHLSSTQIYTHVTKDHLRNIYLSHHPRA from the coding sequence ATGGAAAATGTTAAGAATTCTTTAAGTCTGTTCGTAGAATATTTACAAATTGAGAAAAACTATTCACAATATACAATAGTGAATTATGTTGCTGATATAGAAGATTTTTTTATATTTATGAAGGAGCAATCCTTGATTGATCTTCAGCTCATTACATATTCTGATACAAGATTATACTTAACTCAGCTGCATCAAAAAAACTTTGCCAGAAAAACAATTTCAAGAAAAATTTCTTCGTTAAGAAGCTTTTACAGATTCCTTAATCGGGAAAAGCTAGCAGCAGAAAATCCATTTGCGAGTGTCTCTCTTCCCAAAAAAGAGCAGAGGCTGCCTCAATACTTATATGAAAAAGAGCTCGAGCAGCTGTTTACTCTATCAGATCCTGCTGCTGCAGCCGGCCAGAGAAATCAGGCATTGCTTGAAGTTTTATATGGTACAGGTATAAGGGTAAGCGAATTGTGTCAAATCAGGCTTTCCGATCTTGACTTGCATATAGGCACTGTCCTTGTGAACGGCAAAGGCGGAAAACAGCGCTATGTTCCCTTTGGAAGCTTTGCACAGGACACTTTGGAACTTTATCTATCTTCAGGAAGAAAGCAGCTGCTTCTTAAAGATAAACAAAATGGAGATCATGATCATCTTTTTGTCAATCAGCGGGGCGGACCTTTGTCTGTAAGGGGGGTCCGGCACATTTTAAATGAAATGATTAAGAAGACTTCTTCAACAATGAATATCAGCCCGCATATGTTCAGGCATACGTTTGCGACACACCTTTTGAATGAAGGTGCTGATATGAGAAGCGTTCAGGAGCTTTTAGGCCATTCCCATTTATCTTCTACACAAATCTATACTCATGTGACAAAAGATCATTTACGAAACATTTATCTGTCTCATCATCCGCGTGCTTAA